The stretch of DNA CCAGGCACTGCTTAACGACGGCGATGAGGTCCTCATCCCCATGCCGGATTACCCACTCTGGACTGCGGCCACCTCACTCGCCGGCGGAAAACCAGTGCATTATCTCTGCGATGAGGCCGACGATTGGAACCCATCGATCGAGGATATCCGGGCGAAAGTAACGGACAAGACCAAGGCGATCGTCGTCATCAACCCAAACAACCCAACCGGGGCGGTCTATTCCAAGGAGACACTTGAGAAGATCGTGCAGGTGGCGCGGGAGTATGAACTGCTGATCCTGGCCGATGAGATCTATGACCGCATCCTCTACGACGATGCCGAGCATATCTCGATCGCTTCGCTGTGCCCTGACCTACTGTGCATCACATTCAATGGCCTCTCCAAGGCATACCGCGTGGCTGGCTACCGCGCAGGGTGGATGGTCATCACCGGGCCGAAGCATCATGCGGAGGGATTCATCGAAGGAATCGAGCTGCTGTCCGGCACGCGCCTGTGCGCAAACGTCCCAGCTCAGCACGCCATCCAGGTGGCACTCGGCGGGCGCCAATCGATCTACGGGCTCACTGGCGAAGGCGGACGCCTGCTCAAACAGCGCAACGCCGCTTACGACGCGCTCAACGAGATCCCAGGCGTCAGCTGTGTGAAGCCGATGGGTGCCCTTTATGCATTCCCGAAGATCGACTTGGACATGTACCCGATCCACGACGATGCGAAATTCATGTTTGACCTGCTCCGTGCGGAAAAGATCCTCCTGGTGCACGGCACCGGTTTCAACTGGGATAAACCAGACCACTTCCGCGTGGTCACACTTCCGCACGCCACTGAACTCACCGAGGCGATCGGACGCTTGGGGCGGTTCCTGCAGCACTACAAGCAGTAACTGAAAATAGTGGCAAGTTGGTACCTTGCCGCTCCGAGGACTAACCTCACATTCAACTAACAATTTGAATGTGAGGTTTTGGTTATGGCTCGGCACGCACTTCCCGCCCAGCGGCGACCCAGCCGCTCTGCCTCGTTCACGATCCCACAATGGGCGCTGCTTGTTTTCCTCATTCTTGCTGCACTAGCAACGCTAGCAGGGCTTATTGGCCAGTGGCCAGGCAAACAGGCGCCGCGCATCAGCCCCGATTTCGCTGCCACCTCCGGGGTAGCCACCCCACTCGTTTCAGGGGAGGTAACTGAGCGGGAGGAAGGGTTGTGCGATTCGCCGTCGATAGGCACAGCTTTTGATGGGGCACCGAAAACGACGGTGAACTTTGAAAACCGGACTTGCCCTCGCGCCATCGTGCGCCTCGAATCAGGGCCCAACGCCGACAAGAACACCCTCATCATGCTGGGGACACAGCCAGGCGACCCGACGCTTAAGACCGGCGAAAAGATCTGGCTCACAGAAACCGCAGCGAATGGCACCTATACCTACTCATTTGCTGATGTCCACCGCACCTCCACCCTAACTTGGTGGCTCATCGCCGTAACCGTTTTGATTGTCGCAGTCGGGATGCACCGGGGCGTTCTTTCTCTGGTCGGGCTCGGCACGACCATGGCGATGGTCGGTTTCTTCCTCCTCCCCGCGCTCCTGCGCGGTGGCTCCCCCATCGGCCTGGCCGTGACTGGTGGCGCAGCTGTTTTATTTCTCGTCCTTTTCCTCGTCCACGGCATCAGTTGGAAAACTGCCTCCGCGTTAGGAGGCACACTCATTGCCCTGGGCTTGGCCGCAGTCCTGGCCCGCTTCGCGATCCACGGGGCCTCACTGCGCGGCCTCGGGCACGAAGACAACCTCCACATCCAGCTCTACCTTCCCGACGTCTCCGTCACCGGCCTCATGCTCTGCGGGTTCATCATCGGCGCCCTCGGTGTGCTTAACGACGTCACCGTGGCCCAAGCATCCACAGTGCAAGAACTCGTACATGCGGATGCTTCCGCACCCGCATGGTCCATCTTCACCTCCGCGATGCGCGTAGGCCGCGACCATATTGCATCGATGGTCTACACCTTGGTGCTTTCCTACACAGGTGCTGCGTTGCCCTCATTGTTGCTGCTCAGCGTATCCGGGCGCCCGCTAGGCCAGATGCTAACGGGAGACATCATGGCCACAGAATTCCTCCGTTCCGCGGTAGGCGCGATGGCTCTGGTACTTGCCGTACCGATCACGACAGCCGTGGCTGCGGTAACGGTGCGTAAGTAGCTCGGAAATCCTGAATTCTCAGGTAAGCAATGTTCAGAGCGGCCCTCAGCGCACGAAACTACAAACTCCGCCCCAGCGCCTGAATCTCCCAACCCGCTTCCTGCCATTTTTCTACCGGCAGGACATTGCGCCCGTCGAGGATCTTCTTCGAGCGCACGAGCGTAGCAGCATGCACTGGATCGAGCTCCTTGAACTCTTGCCATTCGGTAGCCAACACCACTACGTCGGCACCGCGGAGGGCATCGTCAGTGGAGGTTGCATAGTTGAGCGTCGGGAAGACACGACGTGCGTTTTCCATGCCTTGCGGGTCGTATACCGTCACCTGCGCTCCGGCCAGCGAGAGAGAGCCTGCCACCGAAAGAGCGGGAGAGTCGCGCACGTCGTCCGAGTTCGGCTTGAATGCTGCGCCCAGCACAGTGACATTGTGGCCGAGCAGATTGCCGCCGCAAGCCTCGCGAGCCAGCAGGACCATGCGATCGCGACGACGCATGTTAATCGCATCAACCTCACGCAAGAAGGTTAGCGCCTGATCAGCACCCAATTCGCCGGCGCGAGCCATGAATGCACGAATGTCTTTCGGGAGGCAGCCACCGCCGAAACCAAGTCCGGCACCGAGGAATTTGCGACCAATGCGATCGTCGTGCCCAATGGCGTCGGCAAGCTTGACGACGTCCGCCCCCACCAACTCGCACACTTCAGACACTGCGTTAATGAAGGAAATCTTCGTGGCCAGGAAAGCATTGGCGGAGACCTTGACCAGCTCGGCGGTCTGCAGGTCGGTGACGATAAAAGGGGTGCCGGTAGATAACGGCGTGGCATAGATTTCCCGCGCGAGTTCCTCGGCCTGAGAATCCTCGGCACGAGTACCCAACACAATGCGATCTGGAGTGATCGTGTCCTGCACCGCGTAGCCTTCTCGCAGGAACTCCGGGTTCCACGCGATCTCCACCTCGGTGCCTTCAGGAGCGAGTTGATTAGCTTTCTTTTGCAATTCGGCAGCCGTGCCGACTGGGACGGTCGACTTTCCGAAAATCACGTGCTTGCCCTTGAGCTTCGGCACGAGGTCCTCGATAACCGCGTGGACATACTTCAAGTCCGCCGCATATGAACCGCGCTGTTGCGGCGTACCGACGCCCAAAAAGTGGACATTCGCGAAGGCTGCGGCCTCGTCATAGTTGGTTGTGAAATCGAGGCGACCTGCCTCAATATTGCGCTGCAGTACCTCAGGCAGACCTGGTTCGTAGAACGGCACTGTGCTGTTCTTCAACGATTCGATCTTCTTGTCGTCGACATCCACGCCGAGGACGTCGTGGCCAAGTTCCGCCATGCAGGCGGCATGGGTTGCACCCAGGTATCCGGTTCCAATGACTGTCATACGCATAACAGCCCAATGTAGTCGCGGATAAACTACAGCGCTGAGTTTGTTACCTAAAGTTCAGATACGCCTTGCTTGGGGTGGGGCCACGTTGTCCCTGGTACTTGCTGCCAAGCTTGCCGGTGCCATAAGGAGTCTCAGCAGGCGAGCTCATCTTGAACAGTGCGAGCTGCCCCACCTTCATCCCCGGCCAGAGCGTGATAGGGAGGTTTGCCACATTTGACAGCTCCAGCGTGATGTGGCCGGAAAAGCCCGGGTCGATAAAACCAGCGGTGGAGTGCGTGAGCAGACCCAAGCGCCCCAGGCTCGACTTTCCTTCTAGACGCC from Corynebacterium epidermidicanis encodes:
- a CDS encoding pyridoxal phosphate-dependent aminotransferase, producing MNTADSPQQPVVKRAPRVFDQSDKLKGVLYEIRGPVSAEAERLENDGHRILRLNTGNPAIFGFDAPDVIVQDMVAALPTSQGYSTSKGIIPARRAIVTRYELVDGFPEFDIEDVYLGNGVSELISMVTQALLNDGDEVLIPMPDYPLWTAATSLAGGKPVHYLCDEADDWNPSIEDIRAKVTDKTKAIVVINPNNPTGAVYSKETLEKIVQVAREYELLILADEIYDRILYDDAEHISIASLCPDLLCITFNGLSKAYRVAGYRAGWMVITGPKHHAEGFIEGIELLSGTRLCANVPAQHAIQVALGGRQSIYGLTGEGGRLLKQRNAAYDALNEIPGVSCVKPMGALYAFPKIDLDMYPIHDDAKFMFDLLRAEKILLVHGTGFNWDKPDHFRVVTLPHATELTEAIGRLGRFLQHYKQ
- a CDS encoding YibE/F family protein, coding for MARHALPAQRRPSRSASFTIPQWALLVFLILAALATLAGLIGQWPGKQAPRISPDFAATSGVATPLVSGEVTEREEGLCDSPSIGTAFDGAPKTTVNFENRTCPRAIVRLESGPNADKNTLIMLGTQPGDPTLKTGEKIWLTETAANGTYTYSFADVHRTSTLTWWLIAVTVLIVAVGMHRGVLSLVGLGTTMAMVGFFLLPALLRGGSPIGLAVTGGAAVLFLVLFLVHGISWKTASALGGTLIALGLAAVLARFAIHGASLRGLGHEDNLHIQLYLPDVSVTGLMLCGFIIGALGVLNDVTVAQASTVQELVHADASAPAWSIFTSAMRVGRDHIASMVYTLVLSYTGAALPSLLLLSVSGRPLGQMLTGDIMATEFLRSAVGAMALVLAVPITTAVAAVTVRK
- a CDS encoding UDP-glucose dehydrogenase family protein, whose translation is MTVIGTGYLGATHAACMAELGHDVLGVDVDDKKIESLKNSTVPFYEPGLPEVLQRNIEAGRLDFTTNYDEAAAFANVHFLGVGTPQQRGSYAADLKYVHAVIEDLVPKLKGKHVIFGKSTVPVGTAAELQKKANQLAPEGTEVEIAWNPEFLREGYAVQDTITPDRIVLGTRAEDSQAEELAREIYATPLSTGTPFIVTDLQTAELVKVSANAFLATKISFINAVSEVCELVGADVVKLADAIGHDDRIGRKFLGAGLGFGGGCLPKDIRAFMARAGELGADQALTFLREVDAINMRRRDRMVLLAREACGGNLLGHNVTVLGAAFKPNSDDVRDSPALSVAGSLSLAGAQVTVYDPQGMENARRVFPTLNYATSTDDALRGADVVVLATEWQEFKELDPVHAATLVRSKKILDGRNVLPVEKWQEAGWEIQALGRSL